The following are encoded together in the Spiroplasma apis B31 genome:
- a CDS encoding MurR/RpiR family transcriptional regulator, producing MKSIELVIPKVKLSNSEAYLAQYINQNPEIFITEKINDIAKKANVSTSTITRLSKKLGYQSLKDFQLEISNKHNFAKQNYDFIDETNTNAIINNLKLYHSYSLNETFDDLDSKEIDKLVAKMKVANKILLYGVGTSYMACRELANNLEKIGMDIILNTNYHQQLLHFAKLDQNSMVLLISKSGMSKEIQFLIQKSKENNIQCGLITSSLSFKNVDKVDYLLNFKTYEDNQKLTSISCKLSQLVVVDLIFMELFKTNIEQNAKNLEIGYDLIKEWNSTK from the coding sequence ATGAAAAGTATCGAACTAGTTATACCAAAAGTTAAATTAAGTAACTCAGAAGCTTATTTAGCTCAATATATTAACCAAAATCCTGAAATATTTATTACAGAAAAAATAAATGATATCGCAAAAAAAGCAAATGTGTCAACTTCTACGATCACAAGATTGTCTAAGAAGCTTGGATATCAATCATTAAAGGATTTTCAATTAGAAATATCAAATAAACATAACTTTGCAAAACAAAATTATGATTTTATAGACGAAACAAATACAAACGCCATAATAAATAACTTAAAGCTTTATCATTCATATTCATTAAATGAAACTTTTGATGACTTAGATTCAAAAGAGATTGATAAGTTGGTCGCAAAAATGAAAGTAGCAAACAAAATTTTATTGTATGGTGTCGGAACTAGTTACATGGCTTGCCGTGAACTAGCTAATAATTTAGAAAAAATCGGTATGGATATAATCCTAAATACGAATTATCATCAGCAATTGTTACATTTTGCGAAGCTCGACCAAAATAGCATGGTGTTGCTAATTTCTAAAAGCGGAATGTCTAAAGAAATTCAATTTTTAATACAAAAGTCTAAAGAAAACAACATTCAATGCGGACTAATTACTTCTTCACTAAGTTTTAAAAATGTTGATAAAGTTGATTATCTCCTTAACTTTAAAACATACGAAGATAATCAAAAATTAACATCAATTTCGTGTAAATTATCTCAACTAGTTGTAGTGGACTTAATTTTTATGGAGTTATTTAAAACTAATATAGAACAAAATGCCAAAAATCTTGAAATTGGTTATGATTTGATTAAAGAATGAAATTCTACTAAATAA
- a CDS encoding Pr6Pr family membrane protein, whose amino-acid sequence MKYKNFQVSYKLFFGILSALTLYSYYLYNVIDGSEIKDTYYNNYEIYTIDYFTTFTLLSNVLVHVWLIYSGIKHKNEGKTKLLSYTTANALATMITITFLVYNCVLIPVNGFPSSAFSVFTTLVDHAIVPVAFVIYVLFFMTGKQRVGYNEFFLKKFWIQFTLVLGYCIFAMVRGELRYANESYYSYLNSSGKVQNHLYPYFFLDVHHNGPMNLPGYVWFMIAFVGIIGIMIGFSYLYNFLSNSLIKKNYYRNFETN is encoded by the coding sequence ATGAAATATAAAAATTTTCAAGTGAGCTATAAATTATTTTTTGGTATTTTATCAGCTCTAACTTTATATAGTTATTATTTATATAATGTAATTGATGGAAGTGAAATCAAAGATACATATTATAACAACTATGAGATATACACTATAGATTACTTTACAACATTTACCTTATTATCAAATGTACTTGTTCATGTATGATTAATTTATTCAGGTATCAAACACAAAAATGAAGGTAAAACAAAATTATTAAGTTATACAACAGCTAATGCATTAGCTACTATGATAACAATTACATTCTTAGTATACAATTGTGTACTAATTCCAGTTAACGGTTTTCCGTCATCTGCATTTTCAGTATTTACTACTTTAGTAGATCATGCAATAGTACCTGTTGCATTTGTAATATACGTATTATTTTTTATGACTGGTAAGCAAAGAGTTGGCTACAATGAATTCTTCCTTAAAAAATTTTGAATTCAATTTACACTAGTTCTAGGTTATTGCATATTTGCAATGGTTCGTGGGGAATTAAGATATGCAAACGAATCGTATTATTCTTATTTAAATAGTTCAGGTAAAGTTCAAAATCATCTTTACCCATACTTTTTCTTAGATGTACACCATAATGGTCCTATGAATCTACCTGGATATGTATGATTTATGATCGCTTTTGTAGGAATAATTGGAATCATGATTGGATTTTCATATTTATACAACTTTTTAAGTAACTCATTAATCAAGAAAAATTATTACCGTAATTTTGAAACAAATTAA
- a CDS encoding ATP-binding cassette domain-containing protein: MEDLIIHFDEYVKKFRNHKIGPLSFGIKKGQFTAILGSSGSGKSVIINTIIGAIKTFHGKVTVNGFSKKSGKHFYGNKDISLYTQLDFSLFEMSAIPYLKQMCLIMGIPKKEIKAKIDYWLKYFDLWKDKTKKLKEYSWGMQNRLSLILCLIKEADVLVLDEPAANLDSFWRNKVRNLLIDYKNAGKTVIMTSHNIDEVNDLIDYYIVVEAGKLLFTGSKLQLDMYSKYKVFFSDEINLPKLKAFLKEKGLKTFKYDEFENSLVIATNTSKEINWVFLYSLKETAPILNLVKLPVNIESIYKALEANAKNNDIIKNLV; the protein is encoded by the coding sequence ATGGAAGACTTAATCATACATTTTGATGAATACGTAAAAAAATTTAGAAACCACAAAATAGGTCCATTAAGTTTCGGTATAAAAAAAGGTCAATTTACAGCTATTTTAGGATCATCTGGAAGTGGTAAATCGGTTATCATCAACACCATAATTGGAGCTATTAAAACATTTCATGGAAAAGTAACGGTTAATGGATTTTCAAAAAAAAGCGGTAAACACTTTTACGGAAATAAAGATATTAGTCTTTATACTCAACTTGATTTCTCACTTTTCGAAATGTCAGCAATTCCATACTTAAAACAAATGTGTTTAATAATGGGAATTCCTAAGAAAGAAATCAAAGCTAAAATTGATTACTGATTGAAGTATTTTGATTTATGAAAAGATAAAACAAAAAAACTTAAAGAATACTCTTGAGGGATGCAAAATAGATTAAGTTTGATTCTTTGTTTGATAAAAGAAGCTGATGTTTTAGTTTTAGATGAACCAGCAGCCAATCTAGACTCGTTTTGAAGAAATAAAGTAAGAAATTTATTAATAGATTACAAAAACGCTGGCAAGACTGTCATTATGACTTCACACAACATTGATGAAGTAAATGACCTAATTGATTATTATATAGTTGTTGAAGCAGGAAAATTACTTTTTACGGGATCAAAACTACAACTTGATATGTATTCTAAATATAAAGTTTTCTTCTCTGATGAAATTAATTTACCTAAATTGAAAGCATTCTTAAAAGAAAAAGGGTTAAAAACATTTAAATATGATGAGTTTGAAAACTCTCTTGTTATTGCTACAAATACTTCAAAAGAAATCAATTGAGTATTTTTATACTCACTTAAAGAAACTGCACCAATCTTAAACTTGGTAAAGTTACCAGTTAATATTGAATCAATTTATAAAGCATTAGAAGCAAATGCAAAAAATAACGACATAATAAAAAATTTAGTATAA
- a CDS encoding glycoside hydrolase family 32 protein, with protein MKKNDELLNTKYNEIPKDEYKKANKLVESDIYYRPTYHIAPPNGLLNDPNGLVYKDGVHHIHYQWTPIQPYHGLKHWRYLTTKNFIDFEDHGVSIVPEEEFEMNGAFSGSAIDLGDKIKLYYTGNIEDESNNIAKEHQISADLINGVVTNKKIAVEWDATKFTPHARDPKIFEYEGQKYMLFGVQSSDDKDGGLAIYKMINEDQFEYKATLKSNNNYYGYMWECPNLDKVGDKYLFIMSSEGWIKEDDKYELNGFRNVVYTLIEKLDFDDTKLNELFEPRTMDYGHDFYAPQTYFENNKLLVIGWMGAVGVQYPTDQYSWHSMLTIPRELSVEGDNLIQKPYIGFTMNALSETETIFDDNLEVNKSIHLKFELDDILEIKISNDQGENVVISFSEKEIMLDRDCGSEIVDWDYENPRFAKRKLKEQIVEIFIDSSSIELFADNYQTIFTSRFFVKNFNRIELSKKTNMQVSKIKSIKVIN; from the coding sequence ATGAAAAAAAATGATGAATTATTAAATACAAAATACAACGAAATACCAAAAGATGAATATAAAAAAGCTAATAAGCTTGTTGAAAGTGACATATATTACCGACCAACTTATCACATAGCACCACCAAACGGACTATTAAATGATCCCAATGGTTTAGTTTATAAAGATGGAGTACACCACATACATTATCAATGAACACCAATCCAGCCTTACCATGGTTTAAAACACTGACGATATTTAACTACTAAAAATTTTATAGATTTTGAAGACCATGGCGTATCAATAGTGCCAGAAGAAGAATTTGAAATGAATGGGGCATTTTCAGGAAGTGCTATCGACTTGGGAGATAAGATTAAATTATACTATACTGGAAATATTGAAGATGAATCAAATAATATTGCAAAAGAACATCAAATCTCTGCAGATTTAATCAACGGTGTTGTAACAAATAAAAAAATTGCTGTTGAATGGGATGCAACTAAATTTACACCTCATGCTAGAGACCCGAAAATATTTGAATACGAAGGACAAAAATATATGTTGTTTGGTGTTCAATCTAGTGATGACAAGGATGGTGGTTTGGCTATATACAAAATGATAAACGAAGATCAATTTGAATATAAAGCTACATTAAAATCTAATAACAATTATTATGGTTATATGTGAGAATGTCCAAATTTAGATAAAGTTGGAGATAAATACTTATTTATAATGTCATCAGAAGGTTGAATCAAAGAAGATGATAAATATGAATTGAATGGTTTCAGAAATGTTGTTTATACATTGATTGAAAAATTAGATTTTGATGATACTAAGTTAAATGAATTATTCGAACCCAGAACAATGGACTATGGACATGATTTTTATGCACCTCAAACATATTTTGAAAATAACAAGTTGTTAGTGATTGGTTGAATGGGAGCTGTTGGTGTTCAATACCCAACAGATCAATATTCTTGACATTCTATGTTAACAATACCAAGAGAACTATCGGTTGAAGGTGATAATCTTATACAAAAACCATATATTGGATTTACAATGAATGCATTATCAGAAACTGAAACAATCTTTGATGATAATTTAGAAGTGAACAAAAGCATCCACCTTAAATTTGAACTTGATGACATTTTGGAAATTAAAATTTCAAACGACCAAGGTGAAAATGTTGTTATAAGTTTTTCAGAAAAAGAAATTATGCTTGACCGAGATTGTGGTTCAGAAATTGTAGATTGAGATTACGAAAATCCTCGATTTGCTAAAAGAAAATTAAAAGAACAAATTGTAGAAATATTTATTGATTCTTCTTCAATAGAACTATTTGCAGATAATTATCAAACAATATTTACTTCAAGATTTTTTGTAAAGAACTTTAATAGAATTGAACTTTCTAAAAAAACTAATATGCAAGTATCAAAAATTAAATCAATCAAAGTGATAAATTAA
- a CDS encoding Pr6Pr family membrane protein, translating to MNKYKDKWFYFEIILGSMIIFGLVYVYLDHMINQYWLRNIKYPFSVVIFQGQFFSFFTYQSNFIVAVFLLLSGIFYKKKLAFCKNQTVLLSITSYITVTCVTYTFILFPSILLSKKPINPLDMVWGTFFHMISPPLMIFYCVKNIDLSNITKKQYFTKSFFLYLIYPWTYTIFLIGRLIMYTVDFKFVDVPIEIIYPYSPFFDNNSKSLNDFMSEIINLILSVIVFFVSVHILFITVNIIYFFSFKKMANKKALKNTLTQNENLNLKNRVVNKSKKVNTKQKE from the coding sequence ATGAATAAATACAAAGATAAATGATTTTATTTCGAAATAATACTAGGTTCTATGATCATTTTTGGATTAGTTTATGTTTATCTTGACCATATGATTAACCAATACTGGCTACGTAATATCAAATATCCTTTTTCAGTAGTAATATTTCAGGGGCAATTTTTTAGTTTTTTCACTTATCAAAGCAACTTTATTGTTGCGGTTTTCTTGCTTCTTTCTGGAATATTTTATAAAAAGAAATTAGCATTTTGTAAAAATCAAACAGTTCTATTGTCAATTACTTCGTATATTACAGTAACATGTGTCACTTATACTTTTATACTATTCCCATCAATACTTCTTAGTAAAAAACCAATCAATCCATTAGATATGGTATGAGGAACATTCTTTCATATGATATCACCGCCTTTAATGATTTTTTATTGTGTTAAAAACATAGATTTATCTAATATTACTAAAAAACAATATTTTACAAAAAGCTTCTTTTTATATTTAATTTATCCTTGGACATATACTATTTTTTTGATAGGAAGATTAATAATGTATACTGTAGATTTTAAGTTCGTAGATGTACCAATTGAAATAATTTATCCGTACTCACCGTTCTTTGACAATAATTCTAAAAGTCTTAATGATTTTATGAGTGAAATTATTAATTTGATATTGTCTGTTATTGTTTTCTTTGTCTCTGTACATATTTTATTTATTACAGTTAATATAATATATTTCTTTAGTTTCAAAAAAATGGCAAACAAGAAAGCGTTAAAAAATACTTTAACTCAAAACGAGAACTTAAATCTAAAAAATAGGGTTGTAAATAAATCTAAAAAAGTGAATACTAAACAAAAAGAATAA
- a CDS encoding PTS transporter subunit EIIB, protein MKLFKQKSLHSDDYILLTKLLGGIENIDSINRCSTRMRIVVKNNEGININDVENISFVKGAIIKENIIQLIVEGDLNTINKEYLRSLGISLRKVTNIFDVKLTTKKNFFKATMDGIGVLITPLIPYLITLAIVSTISNIFNVIEINGQKLSGQGSTLKIIGEMLVTLQNALTLAFSILIPWSIFKMMNGSQAIGICIGVSLCAKDLYVSQKFMESDQPLFSWITSKGGEGLSFGELASGYPWKISYEGQIIPLVMIGFLAVYIERLVKKIKYGVIKELIGIPMVTIISFFVGILLLAPIGMMITYGMNIGVLWGTTNKIAKYIFNPIFGLLLPWLVVTGFIQIFVVINLQQFATYQATSIMPMFTQLNVAVATSVFAFSLLHKSNKELQKEAIPSYLIAYIGGTTEPALFGISLRFLFPVIATSIGATVGILITTASGVITTMGAASLLIFLSTIPQALTAAPSFGIETWPGTGFLWMAVALGATIITTFLATILLSRLNYFKISTKKVLERDFAPIPIKKRNES, encoded by the coding sequence ATGAAACTGTTCAAACAAAAAAGTCTTCATAGCGATGATTACATTCTTTTAACAAAACTGTTAGGTGGAATTGAAAATATTGATAGTATTAATCGTTGCTCAACAAGAATGAGAATTGTTGTTAAGAATAACGAGGGTATAAATATCAATGATGTTGAAAATATATCATTTGTAAAAGGTGCAATTATCAAAGAAAATATAATTCAACTTATAGTTGAAGGTGATTTGAACACGATTAATAAAGAATATCTAAGAAGTTTGGGTATTTCCCTGCGAAAAGTGACAAATATTTTTGATGTTAAATTAACTACAAAGAAAAACTTTTTCAAGGCGACAATGGACGGAATTGGTGTTTTGATAACACCATTAATTCCATATTTAATAACCTTAGCAATTGTTTCGACTATTTCTAACATATTTAATGTGATAGAAATAAATGGTCAAAAGCTTTCTGGACAAGGCTCGACATTGAAAATAATTGGTGAAATGTTGGTTACTTTGCAGAATGCTTTAACATTAGCGTTTTCGATTCTAATACCATGATCAATTTTTAAAATGATGAATGGTAGTCAAGCAATTGGTATTTGCATTGGAGTTTCATTGTGTGCCAAAGACCTATATGTAAGTCAAAAGTTTATGGAATCCGATCAACCTTTATTTAGTTGAATTACCTCTAAAGGGGGAGAAGGATTGTCTTTTGGGGAGTTAGCCAGTGGTTATCCTTGAAAAATTTCTTACGAAGGTCAAATCATTCCTCTTGTAATGATTGGTTTTTTAGCAGTTTATATTGAAAGATTAGTCAAAAAAATAAAATATGGTGTGATAAAGGAACTTATAGGTATTCCGATGGTAACAATAATCTCTTTCTTTGTAGGAATATTGTTATTAGCACCAATCGGAATGATGATTACTTACGGAATGAATATCGGAGTATTATGAGGAACTACCAATAAAATAGCAAAGTATATTTTCAATCCAATATTTGGTTTACTTTTACCTTGGTTAGTTGTTACTGGATTTATTCAAATATTTGTTGTTATAAACCTTCAACAATTTGCAACTTATCAAGCTACTTCTATTATGCCAATGTTCACACAACTAAATGTTGCTGTCGCAACGAGTGTTTTTGCTTTTTCTTTACTACATAAAAGTAATAAAGAATTACAAAAAGAAGCAATTCCATCATATTTGATTGCTTATATTGGTGGAACAACCGAACCTGCTTTATTTGGTATTTCACTTAGATTTTTATTCCCTGTTATAGCAACAAGTATTGGTGCCACTGTTGGTATCTTGATAACTACAGCTTCAGGTGTAATTACCACAATGGGTGCGGCCTCTTTATTAATATTTTTATCAACAATTCCTCAAGCATTGACTGCTGCACCATCATTTGGTATTGAAACATGACCAGGAACAGGATTTTTATGGATGGCTGTAGCACTTGGAGCAACAATAATAACTACTTTTCTAGCAACTATTTTACTTTCTAGATTAAATTATTTCAAAATTTCAACAAAAAAAGTACTAGAAAGAGATTTTGCACCAATCCCTATCAAAAAACGAAATGAATCGTAA
- a CDS encoding SemiSWEET family sugar transporter produces the protein MDIAKEVIGWLGFATSFSMLLPQVIKVIRSRDTKSLSLVMFLLTFVNALLWFTYGLIEKNMQLYIANACAMAASVIILFFIIVNLLKIKNKSKKNKVEKKTE, from the coding sequence ATGGACATAGCAAAAGAAGTCATAGGCTGATTAGGATTTGCTACTAGTTTCTCTATGCTATTACCTCAGGTTATTAAAGTTATAAGATCAAGAGATACAAAATCATTATCTTTAGTTATGTTTTTATTAACCTTTGTTAATGCATTACTGTGATTTACATATGGTTTAATAGAAAAAAACATGCAATTATACATAGCGAACGCCTGTGCAATGGCAGCAAGTGTCATAATTTTATTTTTTATTATTGTCAATTTGTTGAAGATCAAAAACAAATCAAAGAAAAATAAAGTTGAGAAAAAGACTGAATAA
- a CDS encoding dual specificity protein phosphatase family protein gives MKKIIENLYLGDMNSAPKDTELRISCAEEIYLKMAPDKEKNSFYDEADKCIYYKFEDYPIFEEMEINLVKDAINTIEQNINNKKIYVHCLWGVNRSASIVFMFLVRNGHIKSSDYYEAQTKFNQIYPKHSPNPGWKDFLIKMYPYKF, from the coding sequence ATGAAAAAAATTATAGAAAACTTATACTTAGGTGATATGAATAGCGCTCCAAAAGACACAGAATTAAGAATATCTTGTGCTGAAGAAATATATTTAAAAATGGCACCAGATAAAGAAAAAAATTCTTTCTATGATGAAGCAGATAAATGCATTTACTATAAATTTGAAGATTATCCAATTTTTGAAGAAATGGAAATCAATCTAGTTAAGGATGCAATCAATACTATTGAGCAAAATATAAATAACAAAAAGATTTATGTTCATTGTTTATGAGGAGTCAACAGAAGTGCTTCCATAGTATTCATGTTTTTAGTTAGAAATGGTCATATAAAAAGTTCTGATTATTATGAAGCGCAAACTAAGTTTAATCAAATATATCCTAAACATAGTCCAAACCCAGGTTGAAAAGACTTTTTGATAAAAATGTATCCGTACAAATTTTAA